From the Strix uralensis isolate ZFMK-TIS-50842 chromosome 33, bStrUra1, whole genome shotgun sequence genome, one window contains:
- the FMNL3 gene encoding formin-like protein 3 isoform X5 encodes MGNVESADGEALPRGPGAAAVPGGPALLAPGKMPMPEPCELEERFALVLSSMNLPPDKARLLRQYDNEKKWDLICDQERFQVKSPPHAYIQKLRSFLEPGVTRKVRGWGGGVSGGGGALGGPSSASLCPQKFRRRVQESTKVLRELEISLRTNHIGWVREFLNDENKGLDVLVNYLSFAQCAVIYGTLPSRRALKNSRLVSQKDDVHLCIMCLRAIMNYQYGFNLVMSHPHAVNEIALSLNNKNPRTKALVLELLAAVCLVRGGHEIILAAFDNFKEVCKEKHRFERLMDYFRNEDSSIDFMVACMQFINIVVHSVEDMNFRVHLQYEFTKLGLEEFLQKSRHTESEKLQVQIQAYLDNVFDVGGLLEDAETKNVALEKVEELEEHLSHLTEKLLDLENENMMRVAELEKQLLQREKELEAVKETYEHTSHQVHTLRRMIKEKDEAFRRRYGSEPPPVPGAEPPPQPEPEPLEEALRVPVLPPVEAAPPPPPPPPPLPPPAPPLPGKCPPAPPLPGASPSIALTVGLSAIRIKKPIKTKFRLPVFNWTALKPNQISGTVFSELDDERVLEDLDLERFEELFKTKAQGPALDLVCAKNKASQKAASKVTLLEANRAKNLAITLRKAGRGTEEICRAIHTFDLATLPVDFVECLMRFLPTEAEAKALRQYERERKPLEELADEDRFMLHFSKVERLPQRMAIMAFLGNFAENLQMLTPQLNAIIAASASVKSSQKLKHMLEIILALGNYMNSSKRGAVYGFKLQSLDLLLDTKSTDRKMTLLHFIALTVREKYPELATFWQELHFVEKAAAVSLENVLLDVKELGRGMELLRRECGLHDNSVLRGFLAASEGKLERLQKDARTAEDAYNTVVRYFGESPKTTPPSVFFPVFARFIRSYKDAEQENETRKKQEEVMREKLLAQEAKKQEKQRNKWQQQELIAELRRRQAKDHRPVYEGKDGTIEDIITALKSVPFTARTAKRGSRFFCDPSHHDESSC; translated from the exons ATGGGGAACGTGGAGAGCGCGGacggggaggcgctgccccggggcccgggagcggcggcggtCCCGGGGGGGCCCGCGCTGCTCGCCCCGGGCAAGATGCCGATGCCGGAGCCCTGCGAGCTGGAGGAGCGCTTCGCCCTGGTGCTG agCTCCATGAACCTGCCCCCGGACAAAGCCCGGCTCCTGCGCCAGTATGACAACGAGAAGAAGTGGGACCTCATCTGTGACCAG gAGCGGTTCCAGGTGAAGAGCCCCCCCCACGCCTACATCCAGAAACTGCGCAGCTTCCTGGAGCCGGGTGTCACGCGgaaggtgaggggctggggggggggggtgtctggtggggggggggctctggggggccCCAGCTCAGCCTCACTCTGCCCCCAGAAATTCCGGAGGAGGGTGCAGGAGTCAACCAAGGTCCTGCGGGAGCTGGAGATCAGCCTGAGGACCAACCACATCGG GTGGGTGCGCGAGTTCCTCAACGATGAGAACAAGGGGCTGGACGTGCTGGTGAACTACCTGTCCTTCGCCCAGTGCGCTGTCAT CTACGGCACGCTGCCGAGCCGCCGGGCGCTGAAGAACTCGCGCTTGGTGAGTCAGAAGGATGACGTCCACCTCTGCATCATGTGTCTCCGGGCCATCATGAACTACCAG TACGGCTTCAACCTGGTCATGTCCCATCCCCACGCCGTCAATGAGATCGCTCTGAGCCTCAATAACAAGAACCCGAG GACGAAGGCgctggtgctggagctgctggcggCTGTTTGCCTGGTGAGGGGCGGCCACGAGATCATCCTCGCTGCCTTCGACAACTTCAAGGAG GTCTGCAAGGAGAAGCACCGCTTCGAGCGGCTCATGGATTATTTCCGCAACGAGGACAGCAGCATCGACTTCATG GTCGCCTGCATGCAGTTCATCAACATCGTGGTGCACTCGGTGGAGGACATGAACTTCCGCGTCCACCTCCAGTACGAGTTCACCAAACTGGGGCTGGAGGAATTCCTGCAG AAGTCGAGGCACACGGAGAGCGAGAAGCTGCAGGTGCAGATCCAGGCGTACCTGGACAATGTTTTTGACGtgggggggctgctggaggaCGCCGAGACCAAGAACGTGGCCCTGGAGAaggtggaggagctggaggagcatCTGTCCCAC ctaACGGAGAAGCTGCTGGACCTGGAGAACGAGAACATGATGCGGGTGGcggagctggagaagcagctgctgcagcggGAGAAGGAGCTGGAGGCAGTCAAG GAGACCTACGAGCACACGAGCCACCAGGTCCACACGCTGCGGCGGATGATCAAGGAGAAGGACGAGGCTTTTCGGCGACGCTACGGCTCCGAGCCGCCCCCCGTGCCAGGCgctgagccccctccccagccagagCCCGAGCCCCTGGAGGAGGCCCTGAGGGTCCCTGTCCTGCCCCCCGTGGAGGCTGCACCCCCGCCaccccctccgccgccccccctgcccccccccgcgcccccgctcCCAG GGAAgtgccccccggccccgccgctgcccggggcTTCGCCCTCCATCGCCCTCACTGTGGGGCTCTCAG CCATCCGCATCAAAAAGCCCATCAAGACCAAATTCCGGCTGCCTGTCTTCAACTGGACGGCGCTGAAGCCCAACCAGATCAGCGGGACGGTGTTCAGCGAGCTGGATGACGAGCGGGTGCTGGAG GACCTCGACCTGGAGCGCTTCGAGGAGCTCTTCAAGACCAAGGCGCAGGGTCCGGCCCTCGACCTCGTTTGTGCCAAGAACAAGGCGTCGCAGAAGGCGGCCAGCAAGGTGACGCTGCTGGAGGCCAACCGGGCCAAGAACCTGGCCATCACCCTGCGCAAGGCGGGCCGCGGCACCGAGGAGATCTGCAGGGCCATCCACAC gTTCGACCTGGCGACGCTGCCGGTGGACTTCGTGGAGTGCCTGATGCGGTTCCTGCCGACGGAGGCGGAGGCGAAGGCGCTGCGGCAGTACGAGCGCGAGCGGAAGCCGCTGGAGGAGCTGGCGGACGAGGATCGCTTCATGCTGCACTTCAGCAAGGTGGAGCGCCTGCCCCAGCGCATGGCCATCATGGCCTTCCTCGGCAACTTCGCTGAGAACCTCCAGATGCTGACGCCG CAGCTCAACGCCATCATCGCGGCCTCGGCCTCTGTCAAGTCCTCCCAGAAGCTGAAGCACATGTTGGAG ATCATCTTGGCGCTGGGCAACTACATGAACAGCAGCAAACGCGGCGCCGTCTACGGCTTCAAACTGCAGAGCCTGGACCTG CTCCTGGACACCAAGTCGACAGACAGGAAGATGACGCTGCTGCATTTCATCGCGCTGACGGTGCGGGAGAAGTACCCGGAGCTGGCGACTTTCTGGCAGGAGCTGCACTTTGTGGAGAAAGCAGCTGCag tGTCCCTGGAGAACGTGCTGCTGGACGTGAAGGAGCTGGGCCGGGGGATGGAGCTGCTGCGGCGGGAGTGTGGGCTGCACGACAACAGCGTCCTGCGCGGCTTCCTGGCGGCCAGCGAGGGCAAGCTGGAGCGGCTGCAGAAGGACGCGCGGACGGCCGAG GACGCCTACAACACCGTGGTGCGATATTTTGGCGAGAGCCCCAAGACGACCCCCCCGTCCGTCTTCTTCCCGGTCTTTGCCCGGTTCATCCGCTCCTACAAg GACGCGGAGCAGGAGAACGAGACGCggaagaagcaggaggaggtGATGAGGGAGAAGCTGCTGGCGCAGGAGGCGAAGAAGCAGGAGAAG cAGCGCAAcaagtggcagcagcaggagctgatcGCGGAGCTGCGGCGGCGCCAGGCCAAGGACCACCGGCCCGTCTACGAGGGCAAGGACGGCACCATCGAGGACATCATCACCG CGCTGAAGAGCGTCCCCTTCACGGCCCGCACTGCCAAGCGGGGCTCGCGCTTCTTCTGCGACCCGTCCCACCACGACGAGTCCAGCTGTTAG
- the FMNL3 gene encoding formin-like protein 3 isoform X6, producing the protein MGNVESADGEALPRGPGAAAVPGGPALLAPGKMPMPEPCELEERFALVLSSMNLPPDKARLLRQYDNEKKWDLICDQERFQVKSPPHAYIQKLRSFLEPGVTRKKFRRRVQESTKVLRELEISLRTNHIGWVREFLNDENKGLDVLVNYLSFAQCAVIYGTLPSRRALKNSRLVSQKDDVHLCIMCLRAIMNYQYGFNLVMSHPHAVNEIALSLNNKNPRTKALVLELLAAVCLVRGGHEIILAAFDNFKEVCKEKHRFERLMDYFRNEDSSIDFMVACMQFINIVVHSVEDMNFRVHLQYEFTKLGLEEFLQKSRHTESEKLQVQIQAYLDNVFDVGGLLEDAETKNVALEKVEELEEHLSHLTEKLLDLENENMMRVAELEKQLLQREKELEAVKETYEHTSHQVHTLRRMIKEKDEAFRRRYGSEPPPVPGAEPPPQPEPEPLEEALRVPVLPPVEAAPPPPPPPPPLPPPAPPLPGKCPPAPPLPGASPSIALTVGLSAIRIKKPIKTKFRLPVFNWTALKPNQISGTVFSELDDERVLEDLDLERFEELFKTKAQGPALDLVCAKNKASQKAASKVTLLEANRAKNLAITLRKAGRGTEEICRAIHTFDLATLPVDFVECLMRFLPTEAEAKALRQYERERKPLEELADEDRFMLHFSKVERLPQRMAIMAFLGNFAENLQMLTPQLNAIIAASASVKSSQKLKHMLEIILALGNYMNSSKRGAVYGFKLQSLDLLLDTKSTDRKMTLLHFIALTVREKYPELATFWQELHFVEKAAAVSLENVLLDVKELGRGMELLRRECGLHDNSVLRGFLAASEGKLERLQKDARTAEDAYNTVVRYFGESPKTTPPSVFFPVFARFIRSYKDAEQENETRKKQEEVMREKLLAQEAKKQEKQRNKWQQQELIAELRRRQAKDHRPVYEGKDGTIEDIITALKSVPFTARTAKRGSRFFCDPSHHDESSC; encoded by the exons ATGGGGAACGTGGAGAGCGCGGacggggaggcgctgccccggggcccgggagcggcggcggtCCCGGGGGGGCCCGCGCTGCTCGCCCCGGGCAAGATGCCGATGCCGGAGCCCTGCGAGCTGGAGGAGCGCTTCGCCCTGGTGCTG agCTCCATGAACCTGCCCCCGGACAAAGCCCGGCTCCTGCGCCAGTATGACAACGAGAAGAAGTGGGACCTCATCTGTGACCAG gAGCGGTTCCAGGTGAAGAGCCCCCCCCACGCCTACATCCAGAAACTGCGCAGCTTCCTGGAGCCGGGTGTCACGCGgaag AAATTCCGGAGGAGGGTGCAGGAGTCAACCAAGGTCCTGCGGGAGCTGGAGATCAGCCTGAGGACCAACCACATCGG GTGGGTGCGCGAGTTCCTCAACGATGAGAACAAGGGGCTGGACGTGCTGGTGAACTACCTGTCCTTCGCCCAGTGCGCTGTCAT CTACGGCACGCTGCCGAGCCGCCGGGCGCTGAAGAACTCGCGCTTGGTGAGTCAGAAGGATGACGTCCACCTCTGCATCATGTGTCTCCGGGCCATCATGAACTACCAG TACGGCTTCAACCTGGTCATGTCCCATCCCCACGCCGTCAATGAGATCGCTCTGAGCCTCAATAACAAGAACCCGAG GACGAAGGCgctggtgctggagctgctggcggCTGTTTGCCTGGTGAGGGGCGGCCACGAGATCATCCTCGCTGCCTTCGACAACTTCAAGGAG GTCTGCAAGGAGAAGCACCGCTTCGAGCGGCTCATGGATTATTTCCGCAACGAGGACAGCAGCATCGACTTCATG GTCGCCTGCATGCAGTTCATCAACATCGTGGTGCACTCGGTGGAGGACATGAACTTCCGCGTCCACCTCCAGTACGAGTTCACCAAACTGGGGCTGGAGGAATTCCTGCAG AAGTCGAGGCACACGGAGAGCGAGAAGCTGCAGGTGCAGATCCAGGCGTACCTGGACAATGTTTTTGACGtgggggggctgctggaggaCGCCGAGACCAAGAACGTGGCCCTGGAGAaggtggaggagctggaggagcatCTGTCCCAC ctaACGGAGAAGCTGCTGGACCTGGAGAACGAGAACATGATGCGGGTGGcggagctggagaagcagctgctgcagcggGAGAAGGAGCTGGAGGCAGTCAAG GAGACCTACGAGCACACGAGCCACCAGGTCCACACGCTGCGGCGGATGATCAAGGAGAAGGACGAGGCTTTTCGGCGACGCTACGGCTCCGAGCCGCCCCCCGTGCCAGGCgctgagccccctccccagccagagCCCGAGCCCCTGGAGGAGGCCCTGAGGGTCCCTGTCCTGCCCCCCGTGGAGGCTGCACCCCCGCCaccccctccgccgccccccctgcccccccccgcgcccccgctcCCAG GGAAgtgccccccggccccgccgctgcccggggcTTCGCCCTCCATCGCCCTCACTGTGGGGCTCTCAG CCATCCGCATCAAAAAGCCCATCAAGACCAAATTCCGGCTGCCTGTCTTCAACTGGACGGCGCTGAAGCCCAACCAGATCAGCGGGACGGTGTTCAGCGAGCTGGATGACGAGCGGGTGCTGGAG GACCTCGACCTGGAGCGCTTCGAGGAGCTCTTCAAGACCAAGGCGCAGGGTCCGGCCCTCGACCTCGTTTGTGCCAAGAACAAGGCGTCGCAGAAGGCGGCCAGCAAGGTGACGCTGCTGGAGGCCAACCGGGCCAAGAACCTGGCCATCACCCTGCGCAAGGCGGGCCGCGGCACCGAGGAGATCTGCAGGGCCATCCACAC gTTCGACCTGGCGACGCTGCCGGTGGACTTCGTGGAGTGCCTGATGCGGTTCCTGCCGACGGAGGCGGAGGCGAAGGCGCTGCGGCAGTACGAGCGCGAGCGGAAGCCGCTGGAGGAGCTGGCGGACGAGGATCGCTTCATGCTGCACTTCAGCAAGGTGGAGCGCCTGCCCCAGCGCATGGCCATCATGGCCTTCCTCGGCAACTTCGCTGAGAACCTCCAGATGCTGACGCCG CAGCTCAACGCCATCATCGCGGCCTCGGCCTCTGTCAAGTCCTCCCAGAAGCTGAAGCACATGTTGGAG ATCATCTTGGCGCTGGGCAACTACATGAACAGCAGCAAACGCGGCGCCGTCTACGGCTTCAAACTGCAGAGCCTGGACCTG CTCCTGGACACCAAGTCGACAGACAGGAAGATGACGCTGCTGCATTTCATCGCGCTGACGGTGCGGGAGAAGTACCCGGAGCTGGCGACTTTCTGGCAGGAGCTGCACTTTGTGGAGAAAGCAGCTGCag tGTCCCTGGAGAACGTGCTGCTGGACGTGAAGGAGCTGGGCCGGGGGATGGAGCTGCTGCGGCGGGAGTGTGGGCTGCACGACAACAGCGTCCTGCGCGGCTTCCTGGCGGCCAGCGAGGGCAAGCTGGAGCGGCTGCAGAAGGACGCGCGGACGGCCGAG GACGCCTACAACACCGTGGTGCGATATTTTGGCGAGAGCCCCAAGACGACCCCCCCGTCCGTCTTCTTCCCGGTCTTTGCCCGGTTCATCCGCTCCTACAAg GACGCGGAGCAGGAGAACGAGACGCggaagaagcaggaggaggtGATGAGGGAGAAGCTGCTGGCGCAGGAGGCGAAGAAGCAGGAGAAG cAGCGCAAcaagtggcagcagcaggagctgatcGCGGAGCTGCGGCGGCGCCAGGCCAAGGACCACCGGCCCGTCTACGAGGGCAAGGACGGCACCATCGAGGACATCATCACCG CGCTGAAGAGCGTCCCCTTCACGGCCCGCACTGCCAAGCGGGGCTCGCGCTTCTTCTGCGACCCGTCCCACCACGACGAGTCCAGCTGTTAG
- the FMNL3 gene encoding formin-like protein 3 isoform X4, whose amino-acid sequence MGNVESADGEALPRGPGAAAVPGGPALLAPGKMPMPEPCELEERFALVLSSMNLPPDKARLLRQYDNEKKWDLICDQERFQVKSPPHAYIQKLRSFLEPGVTRKKFRRRVQESTKVLRELEISLRTNHIGWVREFLNDENKGLDVLVNYLSFAQCAVMLDFEGLEGGEDGALEKLRAWSRSIEDLQHPSALPAPFASSLARSARQTALRYGTLPSRRALKNSRLVSQKDDVHLCIMCLRAIMNYQYGFNLVMSHPHAVNEIALSLNNKNPRTKALVLELLAAVCLVRGGHEIILAAFDNFKEVCKEKHRFERLMDYFRNEDSSIDFMVACMQFINIVVHSVEDMNFRVHLQYEFTKLGLEEFLQKSRHTESEKLQVQIQAYLDNVFDVGGLLEDAETKNVALEKVEELEEHLSHLTEKLLDLENENMMRVAELEKQLLQREKELEAVKETYEHTSHQVHTLRRMIKEKDEAFRRRYGSEPPPVPGAEPPPQPEPEPLEEALRVPVLPPVEAAPPPPPPPPPLPPPAPPLPGKCPPAPPLPGASPSIALTVGLSAIRIKKPIKTKFRLPVFNWTALKPNQISGTVFSELDDERVLEDLDLERFEELFKTKAQGPALDLVCAKNKASQKAASKVTLLEANRAKNLAITLRKAGRGTEEICRAIHTFDLATLPVDFVECLMRFLPTEAEAKALRQYERERKPLEELADEDRFMLHFSKVERLPQRMAIMAFLGNFAENLQMLTPQLNAIIAASASVKSSQKLKHMLEIILALGNYMNSSKRGAVYGFKLQSLDLLLDTKSTDRKMTLLHFIALTVREKYPELATFWQELHFVEKAAAVSLENVLLDVKELGRGMELLRRECGLHDNSVLRGFLAASEGKLERLQKDARTAEDAYNTVVRYFGESPKTTPPSVFFPVFARFIRSYKDAEQENETRKKQEEVMREKLLAQEAKKQEKQRNKWQQQELIAELRRRQAKDHRPVYEGKDGTIEDIITALKSVPFTARTAKRGSRFFCDPSHHDESSC is encoded by the exons ATGGGGAACGTGGAGAGCGCGGacggggaggcgctgccccggggcccgggagcggcggcggtCCCGGGGGGGCCCGCGCTGCTCGCCCCGGGCAAGATGCCGATGCCGGAGCCCTGCGAGCTGGAGGAGCGCTTCGCCCTGGTGCTG agCTCCATGAACCTGCCCCCGGACAAAGCCCGGCTCCTGCGCCAGTATGACAACGAGAAGAAGTGGGACCTCATCTGTGACCAG gAGCGGTTCCAGGTGAAGAGCCCCCCCCACGCCTACATCCAGAAACTGCGCAGCTTCCTGGAGCCGGGTGTCACGCGgaag AAATTCCGGAGGAGGGTGCAGGAGTCAACCAAGGTCCTGCGGGAGCTGGAGATCAGCCTGAGGACCAACCACATCGG GTGGGTGCGCGAGTTCCTCAACGATGAGAACAAGGGGCTGGACGTGCTGGTGAACTACCTGTCCTTCGCCCAGTGCGCTGTCAT GTTGGATTTTGAGGGCCTGGAAGGCGGCGAGGACGGCGCGCTGGAGAAGCTGCGCGCCTGGAGCAGGTCCATCGAGGATCTGCAGCACCCCAGCGCCCTGCCCGCCCCCTTCGCCAGCAGCCTGGCCCGCTCCGCCCGCCAGACCGCGCTCCG CTACGGCACGCTGCCGAGCCGCCGGGCGCTGAAGAACTCGCGCTTGGTGAGTCAGAAGGATGACGTCCACCTCTGCATCATGTGTCTCCGGGCCATCATGAACTACCAG TACGGCTTCAACCTGGTCATGTCCCATCCCCACGCCGTCAATGAGATCGCTCTGAGCCTCAATAACAAGAACCCGAG GACGAAGGCgctggtgctggagctgctggcggCTGTTTGCCTGGTGAGGGGCGGCCACGAGATCATCCTCGCTGCCTTCGACAACTTCAAGGAG GTCTGCAAGGAGAAGCACCGCTTCGAGCGGCTCATGGATTATTTCCGCAACGAGGACAGCAGCATCGACTTCATG GTCGCCTGCATGCAGTTCATCAACATCGTGGTGCACTCGGTGGAGGACATGAACTTCCGCGTCCACCTCCAGTACGAGTTCACCAAACTGGGGCTGGAGGAATTCCTGCAG AAGTCGAGGCACACGGAGAGCGAGAAGCTGCAGGTGCAGATCCAGGCGTACCTGGACAATGTTTTTGACGtgggggggctgctggaggaCGCCGAGACCAAGAACGTGGCCCTGGAGAaggtggaggagctggaggagcatCTGTCCCAC ctaACGGAGAAGCTGCTGGACCTGGAGAACGAGAACATGATGCGGGTGGcggagctggagaagcagctgctgcagcggGAGAAGGAGCTGGAGGCAGTCAAG GAGACCTACGAGCACACGAGCCACCAGGTCCACACGCTGCGGCGGATGATCAAGGAGAAGGACGAGGCTTTTCGGCGACGCTACGGCTCCGAGCCGCCCCCCGTGCCAGGCgctgagccccctccccagccagagCCCGAGCCCCTGGAGGAGGCCCTGAGGGTCCCTGTCCTGCCCCCCGTGGAGGCTGCACCCCCGCCaccccctccgccgccccccctgcccccccccgcgcccccgctcCCAG GGAAgtgccccccggccccgccgctgcccggggcTTCGCCCTCCATCGCCCTCACTGTGGGGCTCTCAG CCATCCGCATCAAAAAGCCCATCAAGACCAAATTCCGGCTGCCTGTCTTCAACTGGACGGCGCTGAAGCCCAACCAGATCAGCGGGACGGTGTTCAGCGAGCTGGATGACGAGCGGGTGCTGGAG GACCTCGACCTGGAGCGCTTCGAGGAGCTCTTCAAGACCAAGGCGCAGGGTCCGGCCCTCGACCTCGTTTGTGCCAAGAACAAGGCGTCGCAGAAGGCGGCCAGCAAGGTGACGCTGCTGGAGGCCAACCGGGCCAAGAACCTGGCCATCACCCTGCGCAAGGCGGGCCGCGGCACCGAGGAGATCTGCAGGGCCATCCACAC gTTCGACCTGGCGACGCTGCCGGTGGACTTCGTGGAGTGCCTGATGCGGTTCCTGCCGACGGAGGCGGAGGCGAAGGCGCTGCGGCAGTACGAGCGCGAGCGGAAGCCGCTGGAGGAGCTGGCGGACGAGGATCGCTTCATGCTGCACTTCAGCAAGGTGGAGCGCCTGCCCCAGCGCATGGCCATCATGGCCTTCCTCGGCAACTTCGCTGAGAACCTCCAGATGCTGACGCCG CAGCTCAACGCCATCATCGCGGCCTCGGCCTCTGTCAAGTCCTCCCAGAAGCTGAAGCACATGTTGGAG ATCATCTTGGCGCTGGGCAACTACATGAACAGCAGCAAACGCGGCGCCGTCTACGGCTTCAAACTGCAGAGCCTGGACCTG CTCCTGGACACCAAGTCGACAGACAGGAAGATGACGCTGCTGCATTTCATCGCGCTGACGGTGCGGGAGAAGTACCCGGAGCTGGCGACTTTCTGGCAGGAGCTGCACTTTGTGGAGAAAGCAGCTGCag tGTCCCTGGAGAACGTGCTGCTGGACGTGAAGGAGCTGGGCCGGGGGATGGAGCTGCTGCGGCGGGAGTGTGGGCTGCACGACAACAGCGTCCTGCGCGGCTTCCTGGCGGCCAGCGAGGGCAAGCTGGAGCGGCTGCAGAAGGACGCGCGGACGGCCGAG GACGCCTACAACACCGTGGTGCGATATTTTGGCGAGAGCCCCAAGACGACCCCCCCGTCCGTCTTCTTCCCGGTCTTTGCCCGGTTCATCCGCTCCTACAAg GACGCGGAGCAGGAGAACGAGACGCggaagaagcaggaggaggtGATGAGGGAGAAGCTGCTGGCGCAGGAGGCGAAGAAGCAGGAGAAG cAGCGCAAcaagtggcagcagcaggagctgatcGCGGAGCTGCGGCGGCGCCAGGCCAAGGACCACCGGCCCGTCTACGAGGGCAAGGACGGCACCATCGAGGACATCATCACCG CGCTGAAGAGCGTCCCCTTCACGGCCCGCACTGCCAAGCGGGGCTCGCGCTTCTTCTGCGACCCGTCCCACCACGACGAGTCCAGCTGTTAG